One Kangiella geojedonensis DNA segment encodes these proteins:
- the petA gene encoding ubiquinol-cytochrome c reductase iron-sulfur subunit produces MSNQGVNKGRRNLLIGATSAVGAVGVIGAAVPFVRSWAPSAKAQSAGAPVEQEYSKLEVGQQITVEWRGKPVWIIRRDKKMLGSISKSEGIVADPNSEADQQPAYCKNEFRSIEPEIFVAVGLCTHLGCSPTLYADAGSLENDWLGGFYCPCHGSKFDLAGRVYAGVPANANLEVPPYALDTTNKVIVVGEDGGA; encoded by the coding sequence ATGAGTAATCAGGGCGTTAACAAAGGACGCAGGAATCTCCTAATCGGGGCTACTTCAGCAGTAGGCGCGGTTGGTGTGATTGGTGCGGCTGTACCTTTTGTACGTTCCTGGGCACCGAGTGCGAAAGCACAGTCGGCCGGTGCGCCAGTAGAGCAAGAATATAGCAAGCTTGAAGTTGGTCAGCAGATTACTGTTGAGTGGCGTGGTAAGCCTGTATGGATTATCCGTCGTGACAAGAAAATGCTTGGTAGCATTTCTAAAAGCGAAGGTATTGTTGCTGATCCAAATTCAGAAGCTGATCAACAACCGGCTTATTGTAAAAACGAATTTCGCTCAATTGAGCCTGAAATTTTCGTTGCCGTTGGCTTGTGTACGCATTTAGGGTGCTCACCAACGCTTTATGCTGATGCAGGTTCGCTTGAAAATGATTGGCTAGGCGGCTTCTACTGCCCATGTCATGGCTCTAAGTTCGATTTAGCTGGCCGTGTTTACGCGGGCGTTCCAGCAAACGCGAACTTAGAAGTCCCACCTTATGCACTCGACACAACAAATAAAGTAATTGTTGTGGGCGAAGATGGAGGTGCCTAA
- the sspA gene encoding stringent starvation protein SspA, with product MAVVAKRSVMTLYSGNDVYSHQARIVLAEKGVNYEVVEVTSDKVPEDLMDLNPYGSVPTLIDRDLVLYEASIVMEYLDERFPHPPLMPVYPVTRGRSRLMMHRIQKEWYSQYEIIVNGTEAKAKKARKELQESILGLSPVFASNPYFMSEEFSLVDCVIAPLLWRADQLGIEISGRGSKAIHEYMEKIFERESFKVSLTEEEREMKLGLM from the coding sequence ATGGCCGTAGTTGCCAAACGTTCGGTAATGACACTTTATTCAGGCAATGACGTTTACAGTCATCAAGCACGTATTGTGCTGGCGGAAAAAGGTGTTAATTATGAAGTGGTAGAAGTGACTTCAGATAAAGTCCCTGAAGATTTGATGGATCTGAACCCGTATGGGTCAGTGCCAACGCTAATCGATCGTGACTTAGTGCTGTATGAAGCAAGCATCGTAATGGAGTACCTGGATGAGCGTTTTCCACATCCACCACTGATGCCGGTTTATCCTGTGACTCGTGGCCGTAGCCGTTTGATGATGCACCGCATTCAAAAAGAATGGTACAGCCAGTACGAAATCATTGTGAATGGTACTGAGGCTAAAGCCAAGAAAGCCCGTAAAGAGCTTCAAGAAAGCATTTTGGGCTTATCTCCAGTGTTTGCAAGCAACCCTTACTTCATGAGTGAAGAATTTTCACTAGTTGATTGCGTCATTGCTCCATTATTGTGGCGTGCTGATCAATTAGGTATTGAAATTAGTGGTCGCGGTAGCAAAGCTATTCACGAATATATGGAAAAAATCTTTGAGCGTGAATCTTTCAAAGTCAGTTTGACCGAAGAAGAACGTGAAATGAAATTAGGCTTGATGTAA
- the rpsI gene encoding 30S ribosomal protein S9: MAEQYYGTGRRKSSTARVFLRPGNGDITVNQKSLDQYFGRETSRMVVRQPLELTELLEKFDVYVTVSGGGGTGQAGAIRHGITRALMEYDEELRAPLRQAGYVTRDARAVERKKVGLHKARKRPQFSKR, translated from the coding sequence ATGGCTGAACAATACTACGGTACAGGTCGTCGTAAAAGCTCAACAGCTCGCGTATTCTTGCGTCCTGGTAACGGTGATATCACTGTCAACCAAAAGAGCTTAGACCAATATTTTGGTCGCGAGACGTCACGTATGGTCGTTCGTCAACCACTAGAGTTGACTGAACTTCTTGAAAAATTCGATGTTTACGTTACTGTTTCTGGTGGCGGTGGTACTGGTCAAGCGGGTGCAATCCGCCACGGTATTACTCGTGCACTTATGGAATATGATGAAGAGCTTCGCGCACCACTACGTCAAGCGGGTTACGTTACTCGTGATGCACGTGCTGTTGAGCGTAAGAAAGTTGGTCTTCACAAAGCACGTAAACGTCCTCAGTTCTCTAAGCGTTAA
- a CDS encoding BON domain-containing protein: MILTRILRILSLITVTIFILPACTTFGTMAEDNSIESRVYTITDAIEAKNKPSFIGVDSHNLYVLIYGQVPSEQVKAQVSSEVKGIPEIRKIFNELRIADPEKVSTMSDTWITTKVKSSLAAEKGLDSKRINVTTEAGEVFLMGLVTREEGDKAALVARNISGVKKVVKIFEYIN, from the coding sequence ATGATTTTAACCCGAATTTTGCGCATCCTTAGTCTTATCACTGTGACTATATTTATCTTACCGGCTTGTACAACTTTTGGCACTATGGCTGAAGATAACAGCATTGAAAGTCGTGTTTATACCATTACTGATGCTATTGAAGCCAAAAACAAGCCTTCGTTTATTGGTGTAGATAGTCACAATCTTTACGTCTTAATCTACGGCCAAGTCCCTTCTGAACAAGTGAAAGCCCAAGTATCAAGCGAAGTAAAAGGTATCCCAGAAATACGGAAAATATTTAACGAGCTTCGTATCGCTGATCCAGAAAAAGTTAGCACCATGTCGGATACATGGATAACCACCAAGGTTAAATCCAGCTTAGCGGCCGAGAAAGGTCTCGATTCCAAACGTATAAACGTGACTACAGAAGCTGGCGAGGTATTTCTGATGGGGCTTGTCACCCGTGAAGAAGGCGACAAAGCAGCCCTCGTTGCCCGCAATATCTCAGGCGTTAAAAAAGTGGTAAAAATATTCGAGTACATTAATTAG
- a CDS encoding ClpXP protease specificity-enhancing factor, which produces MADSTPLQPYLLIAYYEWMIDNGWTPQVLVDCSHPEVNIPQQFANDGKIVLNIAPEAVANFELNHDYLSFSARFSGKSLDIYIPMNSIVAIYARENDQGIMFSPNMYGEGDAPQSSDDNNHGDNSDGPDDEPPTPPKGRPNLKVVK; this is translated from the coding sequence ATGGCGGATTCCACGCCATTACAGCCATACCTTCTCATCGCCTATTATGAGTGGATGATTGATAATGGCTGGACACCACAAGTCTTAGTCGACTGCTCTCACCCAGAAGTTAATATTCCTCAGCAATTCGCAAATGATGGCAAGATTGTTCTCAATATTGCCCCAGAAGCGGTTGCCAACTTTGAACTGAATCATGACTACTTGAGCTTTAGTGCTCGTTTTTCCGGTAAATCATTGGATATCTATATCCCGATGAATTCAATCGTTGCAATTTATGCGCGAGAGAACGATCAAGGGATTATGTTTTCGCCCAATATGTATGGCGAAGGCGATGCCCCACAGTCAAGTGATGATAATAATCATGGCGATAATAGTGATGGTCCAGATGATGAGCCACCGACACCGCCAAAAGGCAGACCTAATTTAAAAGTCGTGAAATAG
- a CDS encoding phosphoheptose isomerase, producing MIERIRDIFTESIQTKIAAADSLPESIASAGQILVNSLLAGNKVLSCGNGGSAGDAQHFSSEMLNRFERERPSLPAIALTTDTGTLTSISNDYSYNDVFSKQLRALGQPGDILLAISTSGNSRNVINAMETALSKDMLIVALTGKDGGEMAGLMGQNDVEIRVPSNSTARIQEVHLVVIHALCDFIDNSLFGTEA from the coding sequence ATGATAGAACGTATACGCGATATTTTTACAGAAAGCATTCAAACTAAAATTGCAGCAGCTGACTCTCTCCCTGAGTCTATTGCAAGCGCAGGGCAAATCCTTGTCAACTCACTATTGGCCGGTAATAAAGTCCTCAGCTGTGGTAACGGCGGCTCAGCAGGCGATGCGCAGCACTTCTCCTCTGAAATGCTTAACCGTTTCGAGCGTGAACGCCCTAGTCTACCAGCTATCGCACTAACCACTGATACTGGAACGCTAACGTCAATTTCGAATGATTACAGCTATAACGACGTATTCTCAAAGCAGCTAAGAGCACTTGGTCAACCGGGCGATATCTTATTAGCGATTTCGACCAGCGGTAATTCGCGTAATGTGATCAATGCCATGGAAACTGCGCTCAGTAAGGATATGCTTATTGTCGCCTTAACAGGTAAGGACGGAGGCGAAATGGCAGGGCTTATGGGACAGAATGATGTAGAAATACGGGTTCCATCTAACTCTACCGCCAGAATACAGGAAGTTCACTTAGTAGTGATTCACGCTTTGTGTGATTTTATTGATAATTCTTTATTTGGTACTGAGGCTTAA
- the rplM gene encoding 50S ribosomal protein L13 has translation MKTFSAKPETVKRDWYVVDAEGKTLGRLATEVARRLKGKHKAEYTPHVDTGDYIVVINAEKVTVTGNKADNKMYYRHSGYPGGIKETNFNKLQAEKPEMIIEKAVKGMLPKNPLGRDMFRKLKVYAGSEHNHAAQQPIKLDI, from the coding sequence ATGAAAACATTTAGTGCAAAGCCTGAAACTGTAAAGCGCGACTGGTATGTCGTCGACGCAGAAGGCAAAACATTAGGTCGCTTGGCGACTGAAGTCGCTCGCCGTTTAAAAGGCAAGCATAAAGCTGAATATACACCTCACGTTGATACTGGCGATTACATCGTTGTTATCAATGCTGAGAAAGTTACTGTAACTGGTAACAAAGCGGACAACAAAATGTACTACCGTCACTCTGGTTACCCTGGTGGTATCAAAGAGACTAACTTCAATAAACTTCAAGCTGAGAAGCCTGAAATGATTATTGAAAAAGCGGTTAAAGGTATGTTGCCTAAGAACCCATTAGGTCGTGATATGTTCCGCAAATTGAAAGTTTACGCAGGCTCTGAGCATAATCATGCCGCTCAGCAACCTATTAAATTAGATATTTAA
- a CDS encoding cytochrome b — MFKSFMTWLDARFPATKVWNEHLAEYYAPKNFNFWYFFGSLALLVLVNQLLTGIWLTMFYSPSEPFASVEYIMRDVDMGWIIRYLHSTGASAFFVVVYLHMFRGIIYGSYKKPRELVWIFGMIIFVLLMAEAFMGYLLPWGQMSFWGAQVIINLFGTIPVIGPDLVEWIRGDFTLSLASLNRFFALHVVAVPLALVAMVFLHIVALHKVGSNNPDGVEIKEKKDENGIPLDGIPFHPYYTVKDIVGVVVFLMIFLSIVFFAPDFGGYFLERPNFEPANPLKTPPHIAPVWYFTPFYTMLRAVPDPFGGFIVMALAIVILFLLPWLDRQKVKSIRYRGTSFKVLLFFFVVSFIILGVLGVIAVTPTTALLGQICTAYYFFFFIALWFLPKFEKTKPVPERVTDK, encoded by the coding sequence ATGTTTAAAAGTTTCATGACATGGCTTGATGCACGTTTCCCAGCGACTAAAGTTTGGAATGAGCATTTAGCGGAATACTACGCACCAAAAAACTTTAACTTTTGGTATTTCTTCGGTTCTTTAGCACTTCTAGTTCTAGTGAACCAATTATTAACCGGTATCTGGTTAACCATGTTCTACAGCCCGAGCGAGCCTTTCGCCTCTGTAGAGTACATCATGCGTGATGTCGACATGGGTTGGATTATCCGTTACTTGCACTCTACCGGTGCTTCTGCGTTCTTCGTGGTGGTCTATCTTCATATGTTCCGTGGCATCATCTACGGTTCATACAAGAAGCCTCGCGAGCTAGTGTGGATCTTCGGTATGATCATCTTTGTCCTTTTGATGGCTGAAGCGTTCATGGGCTACCTATTGCCATGGGGTCAGATGTCGTTCTGGGGTGCTCAGGTAATTATTAACCTGTTTGGTACTATCCCAGTGATTGGTCCTGACTTGGTTGAGTGGATTCGTGGTGACTTTACGCTGTCATTAGCGTCTCTAAACCGCTTCTTTGCACTACACGTTGTGGCTGTACCTTTAGCGCTGGTTGCGATGGTGTTCTTACACATTGTGGCGCTACATAAAGTCGGTTCTAATAACCCTGACGGCGTAGAAATTAAAGAGAAGAAAGACGAGAACGGTATTCCGCTAGACGGTATCCCATTCCACCCATACTACACAGTGAAAGATATTGTGGGTGTGGTGGTCTTCTTGATGATTTTCTTAAGCATCGTGTTCTTTGCTCCTGATTTTGGCGGCTACTTCCTAGAGCGTCCAAACTTTGAGCCGGCGAACCCACTTAAGACTCCACCGCATATTGCTCCAGTTTGGTACTTCACGCCGTTCTATACGATGTTGCGTGCGGTTCCAGATCCGTTTGGTGGCTTTATCGTGATGGCATTGGCGATTGTGATTCTATTCTTATTGCCATGGTTAGATCGTCAGAAAGTGAAGTCGATTCGTTACCGCGGTACTTCGTTTAAAGTATTACTATTCTTCTTCGTTGTATCGTTCATCATCCTTGGTGTGTTAGGTGTGATTGCAGTGACACCAACTACAGCATTATTGGGTCAAATTTGTACGGCTTACTACTTCTTCTTCTTTATTGCTCTTTGGTTCTTACCGAAGTTTGAGAAGACTAAGCCAGTACCAGAGAGGGTAACAGACAAATGA
- a CDS encoding cytochrome c1, translated as MKKLITAILFLLPVTAFAAGGGTTYPNDKANINYGDKASIQNGAKLYVNYCQGCHSMEYVRYSRIAQDLDLTEEQASELILGEGKLGDTMNKAMDKELAEKWFGVNPLDLSLVARVRGNDWVYNYLRAFYLDDSRPFGVNNTVFPSVGMPHVLSDLQGLQAKSDELVAVEDTIATGKSRMEVLRATVNDAEASAEAVAKAEEEIALIEEEVHDAELEYAKLAREGKMFTIVKEGDMTPQEYDHAVRDLVAFMAYTANPVKLKSKAIGLWSLLFLLILLVLAYFLKKEFWKDIKKK; from the coding sequence ATGAAAAAGTTAATTACAGCTATTTTATTCCTGCTACCTGTAACCGCTTTTGCTGCGGGTGGTGGAACGACTTATCCGAACGATAAGGCGAATATTAATTATGGTGATAAGGCGTCGATCCAAAACGGCGCAAAGTTATACGTTAACTATTGCCAAGGTTGTCACTCAATGGAGTACGTGCGTTATTCACGTATTGCTCAAGATCTTGACTTAACTGAAGAACAAGCATCAGAGCTTATTCTTGGTGAAGGCAAGCTGGGCGACACCATGAATAAAGCTATGGACAAAGAGCTTGCGGAGAAGTGGTTTGGTGTTAACCCACTGGACCTTTCTTTAGTAGCCCGTGTTCGTGGTAATGACTGGGTGTATAACTATCTTCGAGCGTTCTACCTAGATGATTCACGTCCATTCGGCGTTAACAACACGGTCTTCCCAAGCGTCGGTATGCCACACGTGCTATCTGACCTTCAGGGGCTTCAGGCGAAAAGTGACGAGTTAGTGGCAGTTGAAGATACTATCGCTACTGGCAAGTCTCGCATGGAAGTTCTAAGAGCGACGGTTAACGATGCAGAAGCTTCTGCTGAGGCAGTTGCTAAAGCAGAAGAAGAGATTGCTTTAATCGAAGAAGAAGTGCATGACGCTGAATTAGAATATGCGAAGCTGGCTCGTGAAGGCAAAATGTTCACTATCGTTAAAGAAGGTGACATGACGCCACAAGAGTACGACCATGCGGTTCGCGACTTGGTAGCGTTTATGGCGTATACCGCTAACCCAGTGAAACTAAAAAGTAAGGCAATTGGCCTATGGTCTTTATTGTTCTTATTGATCTTGCTGGTATTAGCATACTTCTTGAAGAAAGAGTTCTGGAAAGATATCAAGAAGAAGTAA
- a CDS encoding TonB-dependent receptor: MRHITLLLTGFVAVSAVAEESDVSKKILDTMVITATQTKTKLKDRSESIGVIGEQTIEDTNPTHAADTLNRIAGVNIVQLGSGSQGVAAAIRQPISYGPVYLYLENGVPVRSPAFFNHNSLYETNFSEAHGAEILKGPGSALYGSDAIGGVVNILSNQPITHDRQQLTLESGSDEWRRLQFKSDNRFEQDSLSIRLGVIDSEGWRQHTAVDRQNALINWQTSGLGFDEINSLFSYTQIDMDTGGSGLRYEDFINNSQQAGNLIGFREVESYRLSSALHKDLASGRLTITPYVRSNDLQYMATWTLNTGREVFIPWLGQTVLDSQDAHINHSGHDSIGALLRYQQDSEALNGFWIVGVDLDKSEGYTQQTYIERTDNDPGNYWLAYQTAGLLYDYEVDFTSVSPYLHMESDITNNLRVNAGLRYDSVRYDYDNHLSTVTSGSIHLRPADTQLSMDHLSPKLGLTYQWSDDLSSYVSYRNAFRIPSSGQLFRSGKTLDSTSLKPVVADSFDIGIRGNLTDEINFELALYHMVKDDDIVSLTEADGSRRNANVGETQHQGLELGLDYYFAMNWQLGLSYTTSRHEFKQWQVSDSDDFSRNRIPLAPTHYTNLRLAYMPDFLNGGRIELEGIDMGGYFVDEANTDRYSGHSLLNIRTNYYLGDSLELYLNILNATDKLYAETTSKWGPTYTPGKPRTAYLGLRVNF, translated from the coding sequence ATGAGACACATCACATTATTATTGACTGGCTTTGTAGCCGTTTCTGCTGTGGCAGAAGAGTCCGACGTTTCTAAAAAAATATTAGACACCATGGTTATCACCGCCACCCAGACCAAAACGAAACTAAAAGATCGCTCAGAGTCAATAGGTGTTATCGGAGAACAAACCATTGAAGACACCAACCCAACACATGCCGCTGATACCTTAAATCGTATCGCTGGGGTCAACATCGTTCAGCTTGGTAGTGGCAGCCAGGGTGTTGCAGCTGCCATACGTCAGCCAATTTCCTATGGGCCGGTCTATTTATACCTCGAAAATGGTGTACCGGTTCGTTCGCCGGCATTTTTTAATCATAACTCACTGTATGAAACTAATTTCTCAGAAGCACACGGTGCTGAAATCCTTAAAGGACCTGGCTCTGCACTCTATGGTTCTGATGCCATTGGTGGCGTCGTTAACATCCTATCCAACCAGCCGATTACACACGACCGGCAACAGCTGACTCTTGAGTCAGGCTCCGACGAGTGGCGTCGACTGCAGTTCAAGTCGGATAACCGATTCGAGCAGGACAGCCTTTCTATTCGCCTCGGTGTCATCGATAGCGAAGGCTGGCGCCAGCATACTGCGGTTGATCGTCAGAATGCGCTCATCAACTGGCAAACGTCCGGGTTAGGGTTTGATGAGATAAACAGTCTGTTCTCTTATACCCAGATAGATATGGATACGGGTGGCTCAGGGTTGCGCTATGAAGACTTCATTAACAACAGTCAGCAAGCTGGCAATTTAATCGGTTTTCGTGAAGTTGAATCCTATCGACTGTCCAGTGCGCTGCATAAAGATCTTGCCTCAGGACGCTTAACCATTACTCCTTATGTGCGCAGTAACGATCTACAATACATGGCGACTTGGACCTTGAATACCGGACGCGAAGTGTTTATCCCTTGGCTCGGTCAAACGGTCCTAGACTCACAAGACGCGCACATTAACCATAGTGGGCACGACTCAATCGGCGCACTCCTCCGCTACCAACAAGATTCTGAAGCTCTAAATGGATTCTGGATTGTCGGCGTTGACTTAGATAAAAGTGAAGGCTACACCCAGCAAACTTATATAGAGCGTACTGACAACGATCCAGGCAACTATTGGCTTGCCTATCAAACCGCCGGGCTTTTGTACGATTACGAGGTAGATTTTACTTCGGTATCACCCTACCTCCACATGGAGTCAGATATCACGAACAATCTCAGGGTTAATGCTGGTTTGCGTTATGACAGTGTACGCTATGATTACGACAACCATTTAAGTACCGTCACTAGCGGAAGCATCCATTTACGCCCAGCAGATACACAGTTAAGCATGGACCACTTAAGTCCCAAACTCGGCTTAACCTACCAATGGTCTGATGATTTAAGTAGTTACGTGTCTTACCGCAATGCTTTTCGCATACCAAGCTCTGGACAGCTGTTCCGCTCTGGAAAAACCCTCGACTCAACCAGCCTTAAACCGGTTGTCGCCGACAGTTTTGATATCGGTATTCGCGGTAACCTGACCGACGAGATTAATTTTGAATTGGCGCTTTATCACATGGTAAAGGACGATGATATTGTCAGCCTAACCGAGGCTGATGGTAGTCGCCGCAATGCCAATGTCGGGGAAACACAGCATCAAGGCTTGGAGCTGGGCTTAGACTATTACTTCGCTATGAACTGGCAGCTTGGCTTGTCTTACACCACGTCACGTCACGAATTTAAACAATGGCAAGTCTCCGATAGCGATGATTTCAGCAGAAACCGTATTCCTCTAGCACCCACTCATTACACCAACCTCCGACTCGCTTATATGCCTGACTTTCTTAACGGTGGACGCATTGAGCTGGAAGGGATTGATATGGGAGGTTACTTCGTTGATGAAGCCAATACTGATCGCTACTCTGGGCACAGTTTGCTGAATATTCGTACCAATTATTACTTGGGCGATAGCCTTGAACTGTACCTGAATATTCTAAACGCTACCGATAAACTGTACGCCGAAACCACCAGTAAATGGGGCCCCACTTATACACCAGGCAAGCCAAGGACCGCTTACCTAGGTCTTCGTGTGAACTTTTAA
- a CDS encoding HU family DNA-binding protein, whose amino-acid sequence MADNKTRKITAVKEKFTKTQILNEIAAQTGLTKKDVGAVIDELGIVIERHIKKRSVGEFTLPGLLKISTVKKPAVKARKGINPFTGEETTFKAKPASTAVKVRPLKKLKDMAK is encoded by the coding sequence ATGGCAGATAATAAAACTCGCAAGATTACTGCGGTCAAAGAGAAGTTCACTAAAACCCAAATTTTAAACGAAATCGCTGCTCAAACAGGCCTTACAAAGAAAGATGTAGGCGCTGTGATTGATGAATTAGGGATCGTTATCGAGCGTCATATTAAGAAGCGTTCTGTTGGTGAGTTTACCCTTCCAGGCCTATTAAAGATCAGCACTGTGAAAAAGCCTGCGGTTAAAGCACGTAAAGGCATCAACCCATTCACTGGTGAAGAAACGACATTTAAAGCAAAACCTGCTTCAACTGCTGTAAAAGTTCGTCCTCTTAAAAAGCTCAAGGATATGGCGAAGTAA